The DNA sequence CAGGCCGCCCATGCGCGCTTCGTCGAGGTCTCGGCGAAGATCAACGCGCTGCTCGACCTCGCGCAGGCCAACGTCGGTGACGCCGCCGCCTCCTACGTCGCCGAGGACGCCGCCGCCGCCAGCACCTACACCGGCATCTGATCCGGTCCCAACCCGACCATCTACTAAGGACTTTTGATGTCGCAGATCATGTACAACTACCCGGCGATGCTCTCGCACGCCGGTGAGATGTCCAGCTACGCGGGCGCGTTGCACGCTGTCGGCGCCGAGGTCGCCGCCGAGCAGGCCGCGCTGCGGGGTGCCTGGCAGGGTGACACCGGCATGACATATCAGGCCTGGCAGGCGCAGTGGAACACCGCGCTGGAGGAGCTGGTGCGCGCGTACCGGGCGATGGCCAGCACCCACGAGATGAACACCACGTCGATGGCCGCCCGGGACCAGGCTGAAGGCGCCAAGTGGGGCTGATCGGCTTCCGTGCGAGCTAATGCTGTCGAGCTGACTGCAGAGTCGGCCTGGTTCCTCGCCGAGAAGCTCGGCGCCGGAACGTTTCCGTGGGTGCTGGCCATCACCCCGCCCTACGGCGACGAGGTGCGGCGGGTGCACTTCGAGCGTGACCGCATCTCGGAGCTGACCGGGTTGGGCGTGATGAACGCCGACGGGAACGTCGATCCTTCGGTTGCGCAATGGATCCGGTTGGTGTGCCGGCCCGCGCGGTGGCTCGAGCTCCGATTCGTCGCGGGCCGCGGCGAGATGTTGCGCGGCTTCGTGGCCCGCGGCGGGGCGGGCACGGTGGTCGCGTTGCGCAGTGCAGCACTGGTCACGTTCACGGCGATGGAGATCGACCACCCCGAGGCGCTGGTGCCGGTGCTGACGGTCGGGTTGTCCGGGCAGCGGTCCGCGCGTTTCGAGGAGTTCTCGTTGCCTGCGCACATCGGCGCCAAGGCCGACGAGCGGATCCGCAACGGCGCCTCGGTGCACGACATGCTCGACCATCTCGGTATCCCCGCATCCGCGCGTCCCGTGGTGGTGGCCGCGTTCGACGGGGACCGCAGCTACGTCGAGATCGTGGCCGGCCAGCACCGCGACGGTCACCGCGTCAGTACCGACGTCGGCGTCAGCGTCGTCGACACCACGGTCGGTCGGGTGCTGGTCAGCCCGACCAGAGCATTCGACGGCCAGTGGGTGTCCACCTTCTCCGCCGGCAACCCCGCCGCGGTCGCCGCCGCCGTGGAGCGCCTGAACGCCGAGTTGCCCGACGGACCCTGGTTTCCCCGCCGCGGCGGCACCCGAGACTTCGACGTCCCCATCCGTGAAAGAGAAGAGCAATGTCAAACCCGGTCGTAGACGGAACAAACGGCGCGGCGCTGTCGACCGCGTCGCCCGAGAACATGAGGATGCCGATCGTGCGGATCGCGGTGTTCGGCAGTGGCCGGATCACCGAGGTCGCTCTGCCCGCCGAACTGCCGCTGCGCGAGATCATCCCGGCGGTGCAGCGCCTGGTGTCGCCGAACGACGACCCCACCGACACGGCCCAGCAACTGAGCCTGGCCCCGATCGGCGGGGCCCCGTTCAGCCGCGACGCGACGCTGAACACGGTCGGTGTGGTCGACGGCGACCTCCTTGCGCTGCAGCCGGTTCCACCCGGCCCGTCCGCACCTCGGCTGGTCGAGGACATCGCCGACGCCGCGATGATCTTCTCGGCGGCGCGGGAACGGCCGTGGGGGGTGGACCACATCCGGCGTGCCGCGGCGCTGGCGGTCATCGCGCTGATCGTCGCCGCCACGGGTGTCTCGATCGTGCACCGGGTCGTCACCGGAACGGCCTACGGTGTGTTCGCCGTCAGCGCGGTCGCGGTGGGCGCGGTGCTCGGCACGTTGTTGAGCAGAACCGGGTCGCCGCGGTTGGCGACCGCCCTGGCCGTGGCCGCGCTGCCCCCGATCGCCGCTGCGTTCGCGCTGGCGGTGCCGGGTGATTTCGGCGCCGCGCAGGTGTTGCTCGCCGCCGCAGGGGTGGCGGCGTGGTCGGTCATCAGCATCACCGTGGGGCAGCGTGCCATCGCCGTGTTCACCGCCGCCGCGGCGACGGCGTTGACGGTGGCCGCGGCGGCCGCTGCGGTATCGCTGTGGACGTTGTCACCGGTGGCCGTGGGGTGCGGGCTGATCCTGGTCGCGCTGGTGATCACCGTGCAGGCCGCGCAGTTGTCGGCGATGTGCGCGCGGCTGCCGGTCCCGGTCATCCCCGCTCCCGGAGACCCCACGCCGTCGGCGCTTCCGCTGCGGGTGCTCGAAGACCTGCCCCGCCGCATCCGGGTCGGTGACTTCCACCAGACAGGGTTCATCGCTGCCGGTGTGCTGCTGGCCGTGACGGGTTCGCTGGCGGTGCTGTGGCCGGCCGTCACCGGAGAGGGCGCGGTGTCACCGTGGGCGTGGTACCTCGTCGTGGCCAGCGCCGTTGCCGCCGCGCTGCGGGCCCGGGTGTGGGACTCCGCGCCGTGCAAGGCGTGGCTGCTCGGCCATCCCTACCTGATCACCACCGCGCTGGTGGTGGGGTTCACCGCCGCCGGGGAGTACACCGCGATGTGGTGGTCGCTGGCGGTCCTGGTGACCCTGGCGGCGGCCTGGGTGGTAGTCGCGCTGAACCCGGGCATCGCCGAGCCGGCAACCTACTCGCTGCCGATGCGCCGGCTGCTCGGTTTCCTCGCGTCCGCCCTCGACGCCTCGGTGATCCCGGTGATGGCCTACCTGGTGGGGCTGTTCACCTGGGCACTCAACGGGTTCTGAGCGATGATCGCCCTTTCAGCGCCCACCCGGGCGGGCGTGGTTGCGACGGCCCTGGCGCTGCTCGCGGTCAGCGGCGCACCCGCCGTGGCGGTCGCGCCGCCGCAGGTCGACCCGCAGGCCACCCCGCCGGCGGGCAGCGCGGGCCCGGTCGAGCCGATGGCCCAGCGCAGTGACTGCACAGCCACCGGTGTGCTGCCCGGCACCGAACCCGGTGCGGTCACCGCGAGCCAGGCGTCGCTCGGCCTGCCCGAGGCGTGGCAACACAGCCGCGGTGACGGGCAGCTGGTCGCAGTCCTCGACACCGGCGTGACCCCCGGGCCCCGGCTGCCCGTCGTCGAGGCGGGCGGCGACTTCGTCGCCGACACCGACGGCCTGACCGACTGCGACGGGCACGGCACGCTCGTCGCGGGTCTGATCGCGGGACAGCCCGGTCCCGACGGGTTCTCGGGTGTGGCGCCCGGTGCGCAGCTGCTGTCCATCCGGCAGAGCTCGGCGCACTACGCGCCGCGGAACCTCGGTGACGATCCCGCCCTGGCGCAGGCGGTGGTGGCGGTCGACACGTTGGCGCGCGCTGTGGTGCGCGCCGCTGACCAGGGGGCGCGGGTCATCACGATCGCGGTCGCGACGTGTATCCCGGCCGGGGCCGACGTCGATCAGAGCGCGCTGGGTGCTGCGTTGCGCTACGCCGCCGTCGACAAGGATGCGGTGATCGTGGCAGCCGCCGGCGACACCTCACGCGGAATGTCCACTGGCGCAGCGTGTGACAGCAATCCGCTTGGTGATGCCGCGCGGCCGGGTGATCCCCGGAACTGGGACAGCGCCACGACGCTGTCGGTGCCGTCGTGGTGGCAGCCCTACGTACTCTCGGTGGGCGCCGTGGGGCCCGGCGGACAGGCCACGTCGTTCACGATGGCCGGACCCTGGGTGGGGGTGGCGGCACCCGGTGAGGGCATCTCCTCGGTCAGCAACGCCGAGGGGGGCGGGCTGGCCAACGGTATGCCGGACAATCAGGAGGGGCTGGCGCCGATCAGCGGCACGGGCTATGCCGCCGCGTACGTCTCCGGTGTCGCGGCGTTGGTGCGCAGCCGATTTCCCGATCTGAGCGCCCGGCAGGTCATCGACCGGATCACGGCGACCGCGCACGGGGCCGCCCGTGCCCCGTCCAACCTGGTCGGTGCGGGCAGCATCGATCCTGTCGCGGCGCTGACCTGGAATGTGCCCGCCGCTGCGGACACCGATCCCGCGGCGGTCCGTGAGATCGCGGCGCCGCTTCCACCGCCACCGCCCGACCCCACCCCACGAATCATCGCCTTCACCGGAGCGGGCGTGCTGGCGCTGCTGGTGATCGTCACTCTCGTGATGAGCAGAACACGGAAGGACACCACGCCATGAGCGTTCGTCTCAGTCTTGCGCTGCTGGTGGGGATCCCCGCCGCGCTGGCCTACCCGTGGGATTCGGTCGCTGACCGCTGGCTACTCGGGATCGCCGTCGGTATCGTCGTCATCGTGTTCGCCTGGTGGCGAGGGCATTTCGTGACGACGCTGATCGCCCGCCGCGTCGCGATGTGGCGCCGCCGCAGTGGAGGCGCCGAGGGCACCCATCATTCCTCGGAGCACACCACGGTGACCCTCGAGGTCTCTGCACGCGAGCAGCAGAACCTGCCGATCGATCTGATCGCCGGCTACCTCGACCGGTACGGACTGCGCTTCGACAAGGTTCGCGTCACCGCGCGCGACCGCGACGGCGTGCGCACCACCTGGGTGGGGCTGACCCTCGGCGCCGTCGACAACGTCGCCGCGCTGTCGGCGCGCTCATCGCGAATCCCGCTGCAGGACACGGCCGAGGTCGCCGCACGCAGACTCGCCGACCATCTTCGGGAGTCGGGATTCGAGGTCATTACCACCGACACCGTCGAACCCGTCACTGCCGCACAGGCGAAAGAGACGTGGCGCTCCATCGCCGACGAGCGAGGACATCTGGCGGCCTACCGGATCACCGTCGACGAGGCACTGACCGACACGCTGCAGGCCGTCTGGTCGCTCGGGGCGGCAGAGACGTGGACGGCCCTGGAACTCAGCGGCAGCAGAGCCGATCCCACGCTCGTGGCGGCGTGCGTGCTGCGCACCGCCGATCAGCCGGGCGCACAAGCGCCGATGGCCGGACTGACGGCGGAGAACGGGCTGCACGGCGTCGTGACCGCAGCGTTGTCGCCGACCTGCGATCGCCGGCTTCCGGGCCGTCCGGTCACCGTCTCGACGCACAGGCTGTCGCAACTGGATTGGCCGGCCGGTGCCCAGCTCAGTCGAACATGAACTCACCGAGGAACCGCGTCATCCGGCGCAGGTAGTCCGGCTGGCTCACATGCAGCACGTGGTTGCCGGGGAACCAGTGGAACGCACAGTGATCCCAGTGTTTCCACAGCATCTCGGCCTGCTCGGGCGGCGCGAGCCGGTCACCCAGACCGGCGATTATCAGCCGCCGGTCCTTGGCGGGTATCGGGCGGTAGTTCAGCGGTGAGGAGTACATCGTCGCCGCGTCGACCAGCGCTGAGTCGGTGCCCGCGAGCCGGTCGCGCAGCGCGACCACCTTGTTGGCCGGAAACCACTCGTCGACGGTGCGGTCGGGAGTGACCACAGGAACGTTCGGGATGACCGCCTGGATGCGGTCGTCGACGCTGGCGATCAGTGCCGAGGTGTAACCGCCCAGCGACATGCCCGTCAGCGCGATGCGGTCGACGCCGGTGAACTCGAGATAGTCCAGCACGGAACGGAAATCGTGCACCGCCTGCGCCATGGCCTCGGCGAAGCCGGAGAACCCGTGCGCGAAGTATCCGTAACCGCTGAACGGCGAGTACTTCTCGGCGCGGCGGCCGTGGAACGGCAGGGTGTAGAGCATGACGTCGTAGCCGGAGCGGTAGAACCACGGCAGCGAGAAGAACATGCCGTTGAACAGGTAGGCCGAGCCCATGAAGCCGTGGATGACGCACAGGGTCGGGCGCGGACCGTCGTGATGGCGCCAGTGCTGGGCATGCAC is a window from the Mycolicibacterium poriferae genome containing:
- a CDS encoding WXG100 family type VII secretion target, which codes for MSQIMYNYPAMLSHAGEMSSYAGALHAVGAEVAAEQAALRGAWQGDTGMTYQAWQAQWNTALEELVRAYRAMASTHEMNTTSMAARDQAEGAKWG
- the eccE gene encoding type VII secretion protein EccE — its product is MSVRLSLALLVGIPAALAYPWDSVADRWLLGIAVGIVVIVFAWWRGHFVTTLIARRVAMWRRRSGGAEGTHHSSEHTTVTLEVSAREQQNLPIDLIAGYLDRYGLRFDKVRVTARDRDGVRTTWVGLTLGAVDNVAALSARSSRIPLQDTAEVAARRLADHLRESGFEVITTDTVEPVTAAQAKETWRSIADERGHLAAYRITVDEALTDTLQAVWSLGAAETWTALELSGSRADPTLVAACVLRTADQPGAQAPMAGLTAENGLHGVVTAALSPTCDRRLPGRPVTVSTHRLSQLDWPAGAQLSRT
- a CDS encoding alpha/beta hydrolase family protein → MPRVEPEPLPEPPIPVPDVPGADATARGLPRRADLTTRQRLLVDSSALADLALRTSIASLLSATMVPTVAGALRSSQSRAEREHLEFYAELAAAADPHRAFPAPTEPPRVSSRAANPVAEWFAHGNVRNLRFHSTFQAVNPALRDRCRGYVRNNVVHAQHWRHHDGPRPTLCVIHGFMGSAYLFNGMFFSLPWFYRSGYDVMLYTLPFHGRRAEKYSPFSGYGYFAHGFSGFAEAMAQAVHDFRSVLDYLEFTGVDRIALTGMSLGGYTSALIASVDDRIQAVIPNVPVVTPDRTVDEWFPANKVVALRDRLAGTDSALVDAATMYSSPLNYRPIPAKDRRLIIAGLGDRLAPPEQAEMLWKHWDHCAFHWFPGNHVLHVSQPDYLRRMTRFLGEFMFD
- a CDS encoding ESX secretion-associated protein EspG: MRANAVELTAESAWFLAEKLGAGTFPWVLAITPPYGDEVRRVHFERDRISELTGLGVMNADGNVDPSVAQWIRLVCRPARWLELRFVAGRGEMLRGFVARGGAGTVVALRSAALVTFTAMEIDHPEALVPVLTVGLSGQRSARFEEFSLPAHIGAKADERIRNGASVHDMLDHLGIPASARPVVVAAFDGDRSYVEIVAGQHRDGHRVSTDVGVSVVDTTVGRVLVSPTRAFDGQWVSTFSAGNPAAVAAAVERLNAELPDGPWFPRRGGTRDFDVPIREREEQCQTRS
- the eccD gene encoding type VII secretion integral membrane protein EccD, translated to MSNPVVDGTNGAALSTASPENMRMPIVRIAVFGSGRITEVALPAELPLREIIPAVQRLVSPNDDPTDTAQQLSLAPIGGAPFSRDATLNTVGVVDGDLLALQPVPPGPSAPRLVEDIADAAMIFSAARERPWGVDHIRRAAALAVIALIVAATGVSIVHRVVTGTAYGVFAVSAVAVGAVLGTLLSRTGSPRLATALAVAALPPIAAAFALAVPGDFGAAQVLLAAAGVAAWSVISITVGQRAIAVFTAAAATALTVAAAAAAVSLWTLSPVAVGCGLILVALVITVQAAQLSAMCARLPVPVIPAPGDPTPSALPLRVLEDLPRRIRVGDFHQTGFIAAGVLLAVTGSLAVLWPAVTGEGAVSPWAWYLVVASAVAAALRARVWDSAPCKAWLLGHPYLITTALVVGFTAAGEYTAMWWSLAVLVTLAAAWVVVALNPGIAEPATYSLPMRRLLGFLASALDASVIPVMAYLVGLFTWALNGF
- the mycP gene encoding type VII secretion-associated serine protease mycosin, whose amino-acid sequence is MIALSAPTRAGVVATALALLAVSGAPAVAVAPPQVDPQATPPAGSAGPVEPMAQRSDCTATGVLPGTEPGAVTASQASLGLPEAWQHSRGDGQLVAVLDTGVTPGPRLPVVEAGGDFVADTDGLTDCDGHGTLVAGLIAGQPGPDGFSGVAPGAQLLSIRQSSAHYAPRNLGDDPALAQAVVAVDTLARAVVRAADQGARVITIAVATCIPAGADVDQSALGAALRYAAVDKDAVIVAAAGDTSRGMSTGAACDSNPLGDAARPGDPRNWDSATTLSVPSWWQPYVLSVGAVGPGGQATSFTMAGPWVGVAAPGEGISSVSNAEGGGLANGMPDNQEGLAPISGTGYAAAYVSGVAALVRSRFPDLSARQVIDRITATAHGAARAPSNLVGAGSIDPVAALTWNVPAAADTDPAAVREIAAPLPPPPPDPTPRIIAFTGAGVLALLVIVTLVMSRTRKDTTP